In Hyalangium minutum, a single window of DNA contains:
- a CDS encoding HEAT repeat domain-containing protein, producing the protein MTHVLAPQPEEERYQAVLAVDPASPTALDALIQGLHDESWRVRRAASEALRRLPSLTQVAQRLVAVLGERGETGARNAAAEALVGLGDVSVAPLIRLLTHEDPDQRKFAADILGQLGRRASESALIGALADSDLNVRVSAVEALGRLGSDAGARALEGLLKEPETLLRLAVLEALSQLQWPPPLPVVVPLLSDPLLRRSAYRVMGLIPQVAATELISRGLGSEVRSIREAALGALGSQASVADGTLRAEIDAQTRAALKRVPEAVEFVTRAFENEDMPVRAGALVAAGALREPSLAIAVAEAAREDRLLREVIRTLSRLGSEAGRELLGRMAELSLPARAAAAQAMLEMVDPSYVPALSALLEWAEDDLRAVAVKALGRTQSPDAVAPLVALLEEPALAGAAVRALGVLSGGCREAVLAALEEVVEKRPSPAALAAYAHAGGTAALPTFRKLARASDPLLRAAALGAAMDVDPAVGLELARSALQDEAAPVRAAGARAVGRVGDPSAGALLKPALQDEDIAVQLAAVEALGECGASDRMPELEALVSHPDGALAGRAVRALGRIGSVRPQVLREATRHADAEVVKAALQAGAVSAEGVALAVELLQHPGWDVRATAARVLGDSGGRDSLEAVRSALAVEQDALARRALTDAVERLSRR; encoded by the coding sequence GTGACCCACGTGCTCGCTCCCCAGCCCGAGGAGGAGCGTTACCAGGCGGTGCTCGCGGTGGACCCCGCGAGCCCTACCGCGCTCGATGCGCTCATTCAGGGCCTCCACGACGAGAGCTGGCGCGTGCGCCGGGCTGCGTCCGAGGCCCTGCGGCGGCTGCCCTCCCTCACGCAGGTGGCTCAGCGGCTCGTCGCCGTCCTGGGCGAGCGCGGTGAGACGGGGGCTCGCAACGCCGCCGCCGAGGCCCTCGTGGGGCTCGGGGATGTGTCGGTGGCGCCGCTCATCCGGCTGCTGACCCATGAGGATCCCGATCAGCGGAAGTTCGCCGCGGACATCCTCGGGCAGCTGGGGCGGCGCGCGTCGGAGAGCGCGCTGATTGGCGCGCTGGCGGACTCGGATCTCAACGTCCGCGTCTCCGCCGTGGAGGCGCTGGGGCGGCTGGGCTCGGATGCCGGGGCGCGCGCCCTGGAGGGCTTGCTCAAGGAGCCCGAGACGCTGCTGCGGCTGGCCGTGCTGGAGGCGCTCTCGCAGCTTCAGTGGCCGCCGCCGCTGCCCGTGGTGGTTCCCCTGCTGAGTGATCCGCTGCTGCGCCGCAGCGCCTACCGCGTCATGGGGCTCATTCCCCAGGTGGCCGCCACGGAGCTCATCAGCCGGGGGCTGGGCTCGGAGGTCCGCTCCATCCGCGAGGCCGCGCTGGGCGCCCTGGGCAGCCAGGCCAGCGTGGCGGACGGCACCCTGCGCGCGGAGATTGACGCCCAGACGCGTGCCGCCCTCAAGCGCGTGCCCGAGGCCGTGGAGTTCGTCACCCGCGCCTTCGAGAACGAGGACATGCCTGTTCGGGCCGGAGCGCTCGTGGCGGCCGGGGCCCTGCGGGAGCCTTCGCTCGCCATCGCGGTGGCGGAGGCGGCACGGGAAGATCGGCTGCTGCGCGAAGTGATTCGCACGCTGTCCCGGCTCGGCTCCGAGGCGGGGCGTGAGCTGCTCGGGCGCATGGCGGAGCTGTCCCTGCCCGCGCGTGCAGCCGCCGCCCAGGCGATGCTGGAGATGGTGGATCCGTCCTATGTCCCGGCGCTGAGCGCGCTGCTGGAGTGGGCCGAGGACGATCTTCGCGCCGTGGCCGTGAAGGCGCTGGGGCGGACCCAGTCGCCGGATGCGGTGGCGCCTCTGGTGGCGTTGCTCGAAGAGCCGGCCCTGGCAGGCGCGGCGGTCCGGGCGCTGGGGGTTCTCTCCGGTGGCTGCCGGGAGGCCGTGCTCGCGGCGCTGGAGGAAGTGGTCGAGAAGCGGCCCTCTCCGGCCGCACTGGCCGCGTACGCCCACGCGGGAGGCACTGCCGCGCTGCCGACGTTCCGCAAGCTGGCGCGGGCCTCGGATCCGCTGCTGCGCGCGGCGGCCCTGGGAGCCGCGATGGACGTGGATCCCGCGGTGGGGCTGGAGCTGGCCCGCTCGGCGCTGCAGGACGAGGCGGCGCCGGTGCGTGCGGCAGGGGCCCGGGCGGTGGGGAGGGTAGGAGATCCCTCCGCGGGCGCGCTGCTCAAGCCTGCGCTGCAGGACGAGGACATCGCCGTGCAGCTCGCCGCCGTGGAGGCGCTGGGCGAGTGTGGCGCCTCTGACCGGATGCCCGAGCTCGAGGCGCTGGTGAGCCACCCAGACGGTGCGCTGGCGGGACGGGCGGTGCGCGCGCTGGGGCGCATTGGCTCCGTGCGGCCGCAGGTGCTCCGAGAGGCCACGCGCCACGCGGACGCGGAGGTGGTGAAGGCCGCGCTCCAGGCCGGAGCGGTGTCGGCCGAGGGTGTGGCGCTGGCGGTGGAGCTGTTGCAGCACCCCGGCTGGGACGTGCGCGCCACGGCGGCTCGGGTGCTGGGAGATTCGGGAGGACGCGACAGTCTAGAGGCTGTGCGATCGGCGTTGGCGGTGGAGCAGGACGCGCTGGCACGGCGGGCGCTCACGGATGCGGTGGAGCGCCTCTCGAGGCGATGA
- a CDS encoding chemotaxis protein CheW produces the protein MREPVTLTTRRPRPEDSAPRDPLVQLCCFSVGREEYVVDIMRVEEILPPQRVIPVPRAPSFVEGMLHLRGALLPVVDLRQRLNTVEAPASQKTRLLVCLVGRRRLALRVDRVTEVMRVRRSEIKPAPALLSPGRTPFVVGVCGTVERPRLLLDIKVLLRSEVEREAKRMGGEA, from the coding sequence ATGAGAGAGCCGGTGACCCTGACCACGCGCCGCCCCCGCCCCGAGGACTCGGCGCCCCGTGACCCGCTCGTGCAGCTGTGCTGCTTCTCCGTGGGCCGTGAGGAGTACGTTGTCGACATCATGCGCGTGGAAGAGATCCTCCCACCTCAGCGTGTCATCCCCGTGCCGCGAGCGCCCTCGTTCGTCGAGGGCATGCTGCACCTGCGCGGGGCCCTGCTGCCGGTGGTGGATCTGCGCCAGCGGTTGAACACCGTGGAGGCTCCGGCCTCCCAGAAGACCCGGTTGCTGGTATGCCTGGTAGGCCGGAGGAGGTTGGCGCTCAGGGTGGATCGGGTCACGGAGGTCATGCGGGTGCGCCGCAGTGAGATCAAGCCTGCGCCGGCGCTGCTGTCGCCGGGCCGTACGCCGTTCGTGGTGGGCGTGTGCGGGACGGTGGAGCGCCCGCGGCTGCTGCTGGACATCAAGGTGCTGCTGCGCTCGGAGGTGGAGCGGGAGGCGAAGCGGATGGGAGGCGAGGCGTGA
- a CDS encoding chemotaxis protein CheW, translating to MSRFSALLDDFFYRPDEDVGGLLEFAAGSDELQPLIPEETPEEYLAFVLEDECYAVPITSIREIGKVPPLTEIPRAEAGLLGVMNLRGDVIPVYDLKMRLRLTDTASVVAGPDAPPPPRQARILVAHTEEGPAGVWVDSVRDVVRLKPSMLEPAPQGLGGERDCVVGIGRRNSQLYILLDIQQALA from the coding sequence GTGTCGCGCTTCTCCGCACTGCTCGATGACTTCTTCTACCGGCCGGACGAGGACGTCGGGGGCCTGTTGGAGTTCGCTGCGGGCAGCGACGAGCTTCAGCCCCTCATCCCCGAGGAGACGCCCGAGGAGTACCTGGCCTTCGTCCTGGAGGACGAGTGCTACGCTGTCCCCATCACCTCCATCCGGGAGATCGGCAAGGTGCCCCCGTTGACGGAGATTCCTCGAGCGGAGGCCGGGCTGCTGGGCGTGATGAACCTGCGGGGGGATGTCATCCCCGTGTATGACTTGAAGATGCGGCTGAGGTTGACCGACACGGCCTCCGTGGTGGCGGGCCCCGATGCGCCGCCGCCTCCGCGCCAGGCCCGCATCCTCGTGGCCCATACGGAGGAGGGCCCCGCGGGTGTGTGGGTGGACTCGGTCCGGGACGTGGTCCGCCTCAAGCCCTCCATGCTGGAGCCGGCCCCGCAGGGGCTCGGCGGCGAGCGCGACTGTGTGGTGGGCATCGGCCGCCGCAACTCGCAGCTCTACATTCTCCTCGACATTCAGCAGGCGCTCGCATGA